Within Sorangiineae bacterium MSr11367, the genomic segment GTATTTGTTGATTCCCACCTGGGCGGCCAATTCGTCGAGCGATATCTTTTCAGCGAAGGTGTCGTGCAACAATTCGCGCACGCGGGAAATGGTGCGCGGCACCTCGGGCGCCGTTCGCGTTTCGGTGCATGTGGCGAGTACCTCCGCCAAAGCTTCGGCCACGAGCACTTGCGTCTCGAGTGCCGATGCCGACCCGAGAAGTGCATCGTGCATGGCAAAGGCCAGGCGGGTGGCGCGGGGGTACGTCCCCTGCTCCACGCGCCGGAATGATACGGCCGAGGGAAGCCCGAAGGCCTCGGCGGCTTCGGCGATGGCCTCGCGAGCGAATGTGGCCTCTTGCAAGGTAAAGGGCGTGTGAATCCGTCGATCACGGTGCACCTCGCCAGGCTCTTTGAGCTTGAGCGCGCCCCCGCGAAGGGTCACCGTTTCGCGGCGGTACCACCAATCCAAGGCGCCCTCGTAAAGGACGCCGATGGAGTGGCGGCTGGTGTACGAAGCCGCCACGGTCGAATTGTTCTCGATGCGCATCACGTTGACGCCGGGGATGCCCTCGGGCTGCCATACGAAGACGCGCATGCCGTTCGACGGCGTCTCCCGTGCCGTGTTTTCGCGTGCCGCTTTGGCGAGTAGGTCGAAATTTTCGCTGACGGTGGCCGCGACTTCCGCGACGTTGATGCCCTTCACGCATTCGAGCTTAGCGCACGCTGGTCGCTCCCGCCTTGGGCGATGTTGACAATCGCGCGATGGCGCGTCCGCTCAGAGTCGCACGGCGAGGGTTGCGGCCGGTCCGACGAAGCTTTGCTCGGGCTCCTGTTTGAGGGCGCGCAGGCCCACCCGCAAATCGACGGGACCGAACGACACGCCCGTTTGGAAGAGCAGATCGAACAGGGGCGGGCCTTTCTCGAAGAAGCTCACGAGGGTGGAGCCGTAGAACATGAACGGCCTAAACGGGTACGCTCGGGCCTGCACGCCGACATCGAATGCCCAGAGGCCGTCGAGCCCGGCCAGACCCATGACCGAACCGCCGACGATGCCGTAGAGTTCCACCTCTTTGGATTTGGCGCCAAGAAGATTGGGCCCGATGTGGAGTCGCTTCCAATTGAGTTGCGTATCCTCCTCCCCGGCGACGTTCGATGGCTCGCGAAAATGATCCCAGGTGAACTCCAACATGAACGCGCCGACGAAGAGACGCGCCCCAAAATCGATGACGTAGACTTTCTCGTTGACGGGAAGGTACGTGCCGAACGTGAGCTCCATCACGCGAACGCCGCGTCCCGCAAATTTGTTCTGCATCTGCCATTTGCCGTTGGCCGCTTGCTTCCACGGGAAGATGTAGGCTGTACCCTCCTTGTCTTGCCCATAGATGTCGAGCGCCATCCACCAAAACGGGTTCGAGGTTTCGATCGGTTTACTCACGTACTCCGGGGGACTCGCGTTTTCCGAGGGGGTCTCATTCGAGGACTCGGCCGACGCGGAGGACGAGTACGAATGGTCATACGAAGGATACGACGGCGACTCGTACGAGTACGATGGAGAGGGCTCGTACGAGTACGATGGAGAGGAATGGTGCGAGCGATGATGGGACCCGGACGAAGATCGTGACGGCGACGGGGGTGACGGCGACGATCGTGAAGGCGAGGGAGGTGTTGGCGACGCGCGGGATGGGGAGGAACGCGATGGCGACGAGCCGCGATGCGAGCGATCGAATCGCTTTAGTGCTTGGGCATATGCATGTCGGGTATCGTAAAAAGCAAAGACGGCGACTGCGACACAGGCGGTCGTACAGGCTCTTGCGGGTCGATTCATGCCGCTCCCTTGGGTCGTTTCCCTGTACGCCCTGTCGTAGCAACGACCGCGCCGTGCCCGTTTTTCGAGAAATTGCCGGATGCACGACCTTTCGCCGCGGAAACCGTAAAGCGTCGATCACACCCTGTGGCCAGCCGGTAACGCTCTCGCACGCGCGAGCGATGGCGTGGTTGGCCACTCTTTGGCGGGTTAGGCGGAGACGAGACCGTTATCGCGTCGGCGTGACGGATGCGACAATCTCACTTATCTGAATAACAGGCGGGCTATTCGTATAGTTGGGAACGTCCGCAACGAGGTGTTCGAGGTGCAGCGCGGCCGCCGTGCGAAAGTCGTCAACAGTTTCGAAGTACAGATAGCTCGCAGCCAAGTACGGCCCCGCCGAGCCCGGGGTGACCCCCCCCACGCCGTCGTCGATTTCGTATCGGACGGGCTTTAGCAACGCGCCCACGAGCGGCATGTGCTTGGTCGTGTAGTATTCGAGGTCGAAGGTCTTGCCTTCGCCTGCGGGATAGCTAACGGAAACGCGAACCATGCGTGGCAACTAGGCACCTTCCTCGGCTCCCGCAAGCGCAACCTCTCAGGTCAACCGTAGGCCCCCCCTCACTGAAGTACGCCGTAATCGGGCAGCTTGAAGCCTCTTTCGTAATCGCCGCCTTGGAGATCGGTGTCGAGATTGCCGATGTTCGCCGTGATGGTGTATCCGCTCGACGCGAATTCGCGCCGGCAGCGTTGCTTCGAGGCGGCGCGACCGCCGGAGCCATTTCGGAGACAGAGTCCGTCCACCGCATAGCCGACGCCTTCGAGCGCGCGGATGGTCGAGTTTCTCGCGCCCTCGGCGCGGTACGAGACGAACAGAATCGCGTACCCGTGATCATGCGCCCACCGCGCGGCGTCGAGGACCGGCGCATTGGCCTGCCCCGATTCCTCGGGGAAATCCGAGGAGACCAGCGCCGTGTTGTCGATATCGAGCACGATCGCCAAGTTGGAGCCGCCGCCCGAAAGCCTATCTTGCAGGTAGGGAACGACGCCGCTCACCGCCTCTTCGACATCCCGCTGCCACTCCTCGTACGACACTTCGGCCGCCATCGCCGCAGGAGAGACCATCGCCCAAGCGGCAAGCGCAAGGCCCCCACCGATTCTACGCACAGCCTTGAAAGACCACGTCATTGAAAACCTCCTCGCGCCCCATGGCCCGAGGTCGACCGTCGCGCGTCACGCCAGCGTGACGTTCTCGCGACGAGTCGACGGGCGGCGCGCCTGGCTCTATTCGAGCGCGGGAGGATCCCGTGAGAGGACGCAGAGCAAGGTGTCGCGATCGCATTCGACGGGGAAGTCCGGGTCGACACCCGAGCCCAAGAAGAGGACCGTGCCGTCGGCGAGTTTGGCCTCCGGGTGGGCCTCGGCGTCGCAGGCCAGGGGGTAGGGAGTACCGTCACCGAAGTCGCACGAGGTGCGCGCTCCAAAGAGGGCAGCACGCCCGTCGTACTCGCACGTGTCACCGTCGACCGTGTACCGAAGATGGATGCGGAATTGATTTCCCGCATGCGCAGGTGTGAAATACACATGCCAATCGGAAAACTCGTACGAAATGAAGGTGGCGGCCTTTTCCGGGAGCCCCGGCTTTTGGTTCGCAGGATCGGCCGGGACGGCGGGCAGATGCGGCAGCTGCTGGATCACCGGGCTCGGACGGGGAATGTCGCAGAAATCCCTCTGCGGTTCGTCGGTGGTGAATCGCCCGGCTGCGTACGTATGGTGCGTGGGATCGGTATCGACGTCGGCGCGCGGATCGAGCGCGAGCCGCTTTTGCGCTTCGTCGACCAACTTGGCCAAGGCCATTGGCGTGAGCGCCGCAGGGAATGTCTCCAGCGCGGGCTTCCCATCGTCGCCGATATCCATGTACGAGTTGACCAGGAGCACGTCGGCCTTCAAGTTGGCGCAGGCCCCACCCCCGGACAGCAGCGTGTACTTGACGGTGTACGTGCCCGTCCCCGTTCGGCATAGCGGCTCCGATTGGCTGCAACCTCCCGCCAACGCGCCGCCGAGCAGCAGCGAAGAACCCAAAAAGCGCGGCAAACACGACAAAACGAATTTGGACATCAGAAGCTCCCTCGAATGCCGAAGCGGAATTGGCGCGGCTCTTGGTAGTAGTCGGCGCGGCCGAAGTTGGGATTGATGGCGCTCGGCGAAAAAGGCGTACCGTCCTGCCCTCGCACATTGTTGGGGAGGTCGCCGCGCGTCCCATTGGGGATGGCCCGCGTGTCGGCCGAGGTGTACCGCTGATCACGGCTCATCTCGCCCTGGAAGTTGAGCAGATTGAAGACGTCCATGGTAAACGCGAGCGTCGTGCCGCCGGCAAAGCGCACTTGGTAGCCG encodes:
- a CDS encoding HAD family acid phosphatase, which produces MTWSFKAVRRIGGGLALAAWAMVSPAAMAAEVSYEEWQRDVEEAVSGVVPYLQDRLSGGGSNLAIVLDIDNTALVSSDFPEESGQANAPVLDAARWAHDHGYAILFVSYRAEGARNSTIRALEGVGYAVDGLCLRNGSGGRAASKQRCRREFASSGYTITANIGNLDTDLQGGDYERGFKLPDYGVLQ
- a CDS encoding AraC family transcriptional regulator is translated as MKGINVAEVAATVSENFDLLAKAARENTARETPSNGMRVFVWQPEGIPGVNVMRIENNSTVAASYTSRHSIGVLYEGALDWWYRRETVTLRGGALKLKEPGEVHRDRRIHTPFTLQEATFAREAIAEAAEAFGLPSAVSFRRVEQGTYPRATRLAFAMHDALLGSASALETQVLVAEALAEVLATCTETRTAPEVPRTISRVRELLHDTFAEKISLDELAAQVGINKYQLVRAFRAEMGIPPYEYLTQIRIARAQELLAAGWSAARVAQGVGLYDESQLHRHFRRIIGISPGRYARAISAKV
- a CDS encoding EthD family reductase, which gives rise to MVRVSVSYPAGEGKTFDLEYYTTKHMPLVGALLKPVRYEIDDGVGGVTPGSAGPYLAASYLYFETVDDFRTAAALHLEHLVADVPNYTNSPPVIQISEIVASVTPTR